One genomic region from Curtobacterium sp. 9128 encodes:
- the radA gene encoding DNA repair protein RadA encodes MARPQSSYRCSECGWTTIKWVGRCGECQSWGTVEDTTATTASVRGTSAVAVTGTRVAQPITQARVGAVPRWRSGIGEFDRVLGGGIVPGAAVLLSGEPGVGKSTLLLEVASRAAASGKRVLYVSAEESVDQVRLRAERTGAMHDDLYLASEVDLGVILGQIDQVQPDLLIADSVQTISSATVDGIAGGTSQVREVASTLIREAKQRNLPVLIVGHVTKDGSIAGPRLLEHLVDVVCHFEGDRQTALRFVRALKNRFGPTDEVGCFDMAGDGIHEVPDPSGLFMSRNGAPVSGTCITVAMEGRRALPVEVQALVVPSSAPQPRRVVNGVDSSRVAMLLAVLERRAGIKLSDADVYVSTVGGMKLTEPGADLAIVLALASAARDRPYPHTLAAIGEISLAGEIRPATGAKQRANEAKRLGFTTVLGADAEHLREALRVAFSLTKSVRERELDAAF; translated from the coding sequence ATGGCCCGCCCCCAGTCTTCCTACCGCTGCTCCGAGTGCGGCTGGACCACCATCAAGTGGGTCGGGCGCTGCGGCGAATGCCAGTCGTGGGGCACCGTCGAGGACACCACCGCCACGACGGCCAGCGTCCGCGGCACGAGCGCGGTCGCCGTGACGGGCACCCGTGTCGCGCAGCCCATCACGCAGGCTCGGGTCGGCGCAGTGCCACGCTGGCGGTCCGGCATCGGCGAGTTCGACCGTGTCCTCGGCGGCGGGATCGTCCCCGGTGCCGCGGTACTGCTGAGCGGCGAGCCGGGCGTGGGGAAGTCGACGCTCTTGCTCGAGGTTGCCTCGCGCGCTGCCGCGTCCGGCAAGCGGGTGCTCTACGTCAGCGCGGAAGAGTCCGTCGACCAGGTCCGGCTCCGCGCCGAGCGCACCGGGGCGATGCACGACGACCTGTACCTCGCGAGTGAAGTCGACCTCGGCGTCATCCTCGGTCAGATCGACCAGGTCCAGCCAGACCTGCTCATCGCCGACTCCGTGCAGACGATCTCCTCCGCCACGGTCGACGGCATCGCGGGTGGCACGTCCCAGGTGCGGGAGGTCGCATCGACCCTCATCCGCGAAGCCAAGCAGCGCAACCTGCCCGTGTTGATCGTCGGCCACGTGACGAAGGACGGATCGATCGCCGGTCCGCGGCTGCTCGAACACCTCGTCGACGTCGTCTGCCACTTCGAGGGCGACCGGCAGACCGCGCTCCGGTTCGTCCGTGCACTGAAGAACCGCTTCGGCCCCACCGACGAGGTCGGCTGCTTCGACATGGCGGGCGACGGCATCCACGAGGTCCCCGATCCCAGCGGACTGTTCATGTCCCGCAACGGCGCCCCCGTCTCCGGCACGTGCATCACCGTCGCGATGGAAGGCCGCCGCGCCCTGCCGGTCGAGGTCCAGGCGCTGGTCGTACCGAGTTCCGCTCCGCAGCCCAGGCGCGTCGTGAACGGCGTCGACTCCTCACGCGTGGCGATGCTGCTCGCGGTACTCGAACGCCGTGCGGGCATCAAGCTCTCCGATGCCGACGTCTACGTCTCCACCGTCGGCGGGATGAAGCTCACCGAGCCCGGAGCCGACCTGGCGATCGTCCTCGCCCTGGCCAGTGCCGCTCGCGATCGTCCGTACCCGCACACGCTCGCGGCCATCGGTGAGATCAGCCTCGCTGGCGAGATCCGACCGGCGACCGGAGCCAAGCAGCGCGCGAACGAAGCGAAGCGTCTCGGCTTCACGACCGTCCTCGGCGCGGACGCAGAGCACCTGCGCGAAGCACTCCGCGTCGCGTTCTCGCTGACGAAGTCGGTGCGCGAACGCGAGCTCGACGCAGCGTTCTGA
- the lysS gene encoding lysine--tRNA ligase, which yields MTDETVTPETAAAPADAAAPADADALADAVALAEQETSEQRQVRLDKRARLLESGIEAYPAELPITTTIPAVRAQYGELETGVETDDVVGVAGRIVFSRNTGKLCFATLQSGDGARVQAMVSLAEVGEESLARWKEFVDLGDHVFVHGRVISSRRGELSIMVDEWAIAAKAILPLPNLHNELNEETRVRQRYLDLIVRDQARETVRARAAVMASLRQTFTGHEYLEVETPMLQTQHGGASARPFVTHSNAFDTELFLRIAPELFLKRAVVGGIDRVFEINRNFRNEGADSSHSPEFAMVEAYQAYGNYEQMADLTQELVQNATRAVTGGSLEVTLPDGTTYDLGGEWPRIDMYGSLSSAAGREITPSTPLGELQALAAAEGVEVAHATHGKYVEELWEHFVIDSLDRPTFVMNFPVDTSPLTREHRTRPGIVEKWDLYVRGFELATAYSELVDPVVQRERFVEQAKLAAGGDPEAMRVDEEFLRALEHAMPPSGGMGMGVDRLLMAITGLGIRETILFPLVK from the coding sequence ATGACCGACGAGACCGTCACCCCCGAGACCGCCGCTGCACCCGCCGACGCCGCTGCACCCGCCGACGCCGACGCGCTCGCCGACGCCGTCGCGCTCGCCGAGCAGGAGACGAGTGAGCAGCGACAGGTCCGGCTGGACAAGCGGGCACGTCTGCTGGAGTCCGGGATCGAGGCGTACCCCGCCGAACTCCCGATCACGACGACGATCCCCGCGGTGCGTGCGCAGTACGGCGAGCTGGAGACCGGGGTCGAGACGGATGACGTCGTCGGTGTCGCCGGCCGCATCGTGTTCTCCCGCAACACCGGCAAGCTCTGCTTCGCGACGCTGCAGTCCGGCGACGGTGCCCGCGTCCAGGCGATGGTGTCCCTCGCCGAGGTGGGCGAGGAGTCGCTGGCGCGCTGGAAGGAGTTCGTGGACCTCGGCGACCACGTGTTCGTGCACGGTCGGGTGATCTCGTCCCGTCGTGGCGAGCTGTCGATCATGGTCGACGAGTGGGCGATCGCGGCCAAGGCGATCCTGCCGCTCCCGAACCTGCACAACGAGCTGAACGAGGAGACCCGGGTCCGCCAGCGGTACCTCGACCTCATCGTCCGCGACCAGGCCCGCGAGACCGTCCGTGCCCGTGCCGCCGTGATGGCGTCGCTCCGCCAGACCTTCACCGGCCACGAGTACCTCGAGGTCGAGACGCCGATGCTGCAGACCCAGCACGGTGGCGCCTCGGCCCGTCCCTTCGTCACGCACTCGAACGCGTTCGACACCGAGCTGTTCCTGCGCATCGCACCGGAGCTCTTCCTGAAGCGCGCCGTCGTCGGCGGCATCGACCGGGTCTTCGAGATCAACCGCAACTTCCGGAACGAGGGCGCCGACTCGTCGCACTCGCCCGAGTTCGCGATGGTCGAGGCGTACCAGGCCTACGGCAACTACGAGCAGATGGCCGACCTCACGCAGGAGCTCGTGCAGAACGCGACGCGCGCCGTCACCGGTGGTTCCCTCGAGGTCACGCTGCCCGACGGGACGACGTACGACCTCGGCGGCGAGTGGCCGCGCATCGACATGTACGGCTCGCTCTCCTCGGCGGCCGGGCGTGAGATCACGCCGTCGACCCCGCTCGGAGAGCTGCAGGCGCTCGCCGCGGCCGAGGGCGTCGAGGTCGCGCACGCCACCCACGGCAAGTACGTCGAGGAGCTCTGGGAGCACTTCGTGATCGACTCGCTCGACCGCCCGACGTTCGTCATGAACTTCCCGGTGGACACCTCACCGCTGACGCGTGAGCACCGCACCCGCCCCGGCATCGTCGAGAAGTGGGACCTGTACGTGCGTGGGTTCGAGCTCGCGACGGCGTACTCGGAGCTGGTCGACCCGGTCGTGCAGCGCGAGCGCTTCGTCGAGCAGGCGAAGCTCGCGGCGGGCGGCGACCCCGAGGCGATGCGCGTCGACGAGGAGTTCCTCCGTGCGCTCGAGCACGCGATGCCCCCCTCGGGCGGCATGGGCATGGGCGTCGACCGCCTGCTCATGGCGATCACGGGCCTCGGCATCCGCGAGACGATCCTCTTCCCGCTGGTCAAGTAG
- a CDS encoding SGNH/GDSL hydrolase family protein, with product MKSRTLIALISSIAGGLAVAGGAAFGARAGVKGQRAAAQRVVEMLPTHADWWRERLHHEGQITYLAIGDSAAQGVGATVPSRGYVGLLARRIKHRSRSTVRVVNLSISGATTWGAKKQQLPELRTFTPDICTVSIGANDIADFNPDKFERNLREIYAAVPSHAIVAELPCMFVPDRERKVAVANEIVHRVADELGLTVAPLHAITKRVGLRRTFFNTYGDLFHPNDRGYEIWASAFEPAIDARVDTVAAIRHYLSVREAEDLGREAGAVANARAEQDTGGADDLDHAHRPGRIDRLRQRMTGSVPLPGEYAGGAHDERGENDGPNAPDAPDRRPGDVGGAA from the coding sequence ATGAAGTCCCGCACACTCATCGCACTGATCTCCTCGATCGCCGGCGGCCTCGCGGTCGCCGGCGGCGCGGCATTCGGCGCCCGGGCCGGCGTCAAGGGACAGCGCGCGGCAGCCCAACGCGTGGTCGAGATGCTCCCCACACACGCGGACTGGTGGCGCGAACGGCTCCACCACGAAGGACAGATCACGTACCTGGCGATCGGCGACTCCGCGGCGCAGGGCGTCGGTGCGACGGTCCCGTCCCGTGGCTACGTCGGGCTCCTCGCCCGACGGATCAAGCACCGGTCGCGCAGCACCGTCCGCGTGGTGAACCTCAGCATCTCCGGTGCGACGACTTGGGGCGCCAAGAAGCAGCAGCTCCCCGAACTCCGTACGTTCACTCCCGACATCTGCACGGTGTCGATCGGCGCGAACGACATCGCCGACTTCAACCCCGACAAGTTCGAGCGGAACCTCCGCGAGATCTACGCCGCGGTGCCGTCGCACGCGATCGTGGCTGAGCTGCCGTGCATGTTCGTGCCCGACCGCGAGCGCAAGGTCGCCGTGGCGAACGAGATCGTGCACCGGGTCGCGGACGAGCTCGGGCTGACGGTGGCGCCGCTGCACGCGATCACGAAGCGGGTCGGGCTGCGCCGGACCTTCTTCAATACGTACGGGGACCTGTTCCACCCGAACGACCGCGGGTACGAGATCTGGGCGAGCGCGTTCGAGCCGGCGATCGATGCCAGGGTCGACACCGTCGCGGCGATCCGGCACTACTTGTCGGTGCGGGAAGCAGAGGACCTGGGGCGAGAAGCCGGCGCGGTCGCGAACGCGCGTGCGGAGCAGGACACCGGCGGGGCGGACGATCTGGACCACGCGCACCGTCCGGGCCGGATCGACCGCCTCCGGCAGCGCATGACCGGGTCCGTCCCGTTGCCCGGCGAGTACGCCGGCGGCGCGCACGACGAGCGCGGCGAGAACGACGGGCCGAACGCACCGGACGCACCGGACCGCCGCCCGGGGGATGTCGGCGGCGCGGCCTAA
- a CDS encoding ATP-dependent Clp protease ATP-binding subunit has translation MFERFTDRARRVVVLAQEEAKMLNHNYIGTEHILLGLIHEGEGVAAKALESLGISLDAVREQVQDIIGQGQQQPTGHIPFTPRAKKVLELSLREALQLGHNYIGTEHILLGLIREGEGVAAQVLVKLGADLNRVRQQVIQLLSGYQGKEAVAVGGEQQQNAQQGSQVLDQFGRNLTQAARDGKLDPVIGREKEMERVMQILSRRSKNNPVLIGEPGVGKTAVVEGLAQAIVKGDVPETLKDKQLYSLDLGSLIAGSRYRGDFEERLKKVTKEIRTRGDIIVFIDEIHTLVGAGAAEGAIDAASILKPLLARGELQTIGATTLDEYRKHFEKDAALERRFQPVQVNEPSLPHAINILKGLRDKYEAFHKVSITDGAIVAAANLADRYVQDRFLPDKAIDLIDEAGARLRLSILSAPPELREFDEKISTVRGSKEAAIEEQDFEKAASLRDEEKKLLGERLRLEKQWRAGDVAASGTVDEGIIAEVLAQATGIPVFKLTEEETSRLVFMEKALHQRVIGQEEAISALSKTIRRTRAGLKDPNRPSGSFIFAGPTGVGKTELAKALAEFLFDDEGALISLDMSEFGEKHTVSRLFGAPPGFVGFEEGGQLTEKVRRKPFSVVLFDEIEKAHPDIFNSLLQVLEEGRLTDGQGRVVDFKNTVIIMTTNLGSQGIAGGPVGFQVEGDSGVGYDRMRSKVNEELKKHFKPEFLNRVDDTIVFPQLSQSELLQIVDLFVKRLSDRMLDRDMTVELTLPAKEQLIKVGFDPALGARPLRRAMQHEVEDQLSEHILQGELTAGDHVKVDFIDGKFEFETGRQPGREEVLAGATAVESGTEAAPQGEIES, from the coding sequence ATGTTCGAGAGATTCACCGACCGAGCCCGTCGTGTTGTCGTCCTCGCTCAAGAAGAAGCGAAGATGCTCAACCACAACTACATCGGCACCGAGCACATCCTCCTCGGCCTCATCCACGAGGGTGAGGGCGTCGCCGCCAAGGCGCTGGAGTCGCTCGGCATCTCGCTCGATGCCGTCCGCGAGCAGGTCCAGGACATCATCGGGCAGGGCCAGCAGCAGCCGACCGGGCACATCCCGTTCACGCCGCGCGCCAAGAAGGTGCTCGAGCTGTCCCTGCGCGAGGCGCTGCAGCTCGGTCACAACTACATCGGCACCGAGCACATCCTCCTCGGCCTCATCCGTGAGGGCGAGGGTGTCGCAGCCCAGGTGCTCGTCAAGCTCGGGGCCGACCTCAACCGCGTCCGCCAGCAGGTCATCCAGCTCCTGTCCGGCTACCAGGGCAAGGAAGCGGTCGCCGTCGGCGGCGAGCAGCAGCAGAACGCCCAGCAGGGTTCGCAGGTCCTCGACCAGTTCGGTCGGAACCTCACCCAGGCCGCGCGCGACGGCAAGCTCGACCCGGTCATCGGGCGCGAGAAGGAGATGGAGCGGGTCATGCAGATCCTCTCCCGCCGCTCCAAGAACAACCCCGTCCTGATCGGTGAGCCCGGCGTCGGCAAGACCGCCGTCGTCGAGGGCCTCGCCCAGGCGATCGTCAAGGGCGACGTGCCCGAGACGCTCAAGGACAAGCAGCTCTACTCGCTCGACCTCGGCTCGCTCATCGCCGGGTCCCGCTACCGCGGTGACTTCGAGGAGCGCCTCAAGAAGGTCACGAAGGAGATCCGCACCCGCGGCGACATCATCGTCTTCATCGACGAGATCCACACCCTCGTGGGAGCCGGTGCAGCCGAGGGCGCGATCGACGCGGCCTCGATCCTCAAGCCGCTCCTCGCCCGTGGTGAGCTCCAGACCATCGGTGCCACCACGCTCGACGAGTACCGCAAGCACTTCGAGAAGGACGCCGCACTCGAGCGTCGCTTCCAGCCGGTGCAGGTCAACGAACCGTCGCTCCCGCACGCGATCAACATCCTCAAGGGCCTCCGCGACAAGTACGAGGCGTTCCACAAGGTGTCCATCACCGACGGCGCCATCGTCGCCGCGGCGAACCTCGCGGACCGCTACGTGCAGGACCGCTTCCTGCCCGACAAGGCCATCGACCTGATCGACGAGGCCGGCGCTCGCCTGCGTCTGTCGATCCTGTCGGCGCCGCCGGAGCTCCGCGAGTTCGACGAGAAGATCTCGACGGTCCGCGGGTCGAAGGAAGCCGCCATCGAGGAGCAGGACTTCGAGAAGGCAGCGAGCCTGCGCGACGAGGAGAAGAAGCTCCTCGGCGAGCGGCTCCGTCTCGAGAAGCAGTGGCGTGCCGGTGACGTCGCCGCGTCTGGCACCGTCGACGAGGGCATCATCGCCGAGGTCCTGGCGCAGGCCACCGGCATCCCGGTGTTCAAGCTCACCGAAGAGGAGACCTCGCGTCTCGTCTTCATGGAGAAGGCCCTGCACCAGCGCGTCATCGGTCAGGAAGAGGCCATCTCGGCCCTGTCCAAGACGATCCGCCGCACCCGCGCCGGTCTCAAGGACCCGAACCGCCCCTCCGGCTCGTTCATCTTCGCCGGCCCCACCGGTGTCGGGAAGACCGAGCTCGCCAAGGCGCTCGCGGAGTTCCTGTTCGACGACGAGGGCGCACTGATCTCCCTCGACATGTCGGAGTTCGGCGAGAAGCACACCGTCTCGCGCCTGTTCGGTGCCCCTCCCGGGTTCGTCGGGTTCGAAGAGGGCGGCCAGCTCACCGAGAAGGTGCGCCGCAAGCCGTTCTCCGTGGTCCTCTTCGACGAGATCGAGAAGGCCCACCCGGACATCTTCAACTCGCTGCTGCAGGTCCTCGAAGAGGGTCGACTGACCGATGGTCAGGGCCGCGTGGTCGACTTCAAGAACACCGTCATCATCATGACCACGAACCTCGGTTCGCAGGGCATCGCCGGTGGCCCGGTGGGCTTCCAGGTCGAGGGTGACTCGGGCGTCGGCTACGACCGCATGCGCTCGAAGGTGAACGAGGAGCTCAAGAAGCACTTCAAGCCCGAGTTCCTCAACCGCGTCGACGACACGATCGTGTTCCCGCAGCTCTCGCAGTCCGAGCTGCTGCAGATCGTGGACCTGTTCGTGAAGCGTCTGTCCGACCGCATGCTCGACCGCGACATGACCGTCGAGCTGACGCTGCCGGCGAAGGAGCAGCTCATCAAGGTCGGGTTCGACCCCGCCCTCGGTGCCCGCCCGCTCCGTCGTGCCATGCAGCACGAGGTCGAGGACCAGCTGTCCGAGCACATCCTGCAGGGTGAGCTCACCGCTGGCGACCACGTCAAGGTCGACTTCATCGACGGCAAGTTCGAGTTCGAGACCGGGCGTCAGCCGGGCCGCGAAGAGGTCCTCGCCGGCGCAACCGCCGTGGAGTCCGGAACGGAAGCCGCTCCGCAGGGCGAGATCGAGTCCTAG
- a CDS encoding SRPBCC family protein: protein MPQIIETIDVNVPVSAAYGQWTRFEEFPEFLSEVEKIVQVDDTTTDWTVKVAGQEREFRAKITEQHPDERVAWAVKDGETDHAGVVTFHKLSDTETRVTAQIDWQPSGFLEKLGSAVGIGGHAIKKDLQNYKEHVESAPTDAGWRGDVQA from the coding sequence ATGCCCCAGATCATCGAGACCATCGACGTCAACGTCCCCGTCAGCGCTGCCTACGGGCAGTGGACCCGCTTCGAGGAGTTCCCCGAGTTCCTCAGCGAGGTGGAGAAGATCGTCCAGGTCGACGACACCACCACCGACTGGACCGTGAAGGTCGCGGGCCAGGAGCGCGAGTTCCGCGCGAAGATCACCGAGCAGCACCCCGACGAGCGGGTCGCCTGGGCGGTCAAGGACGGCGAGACCGACCACGCCGGCGTCGTCACGTTCCACAAGCTGTCCGACACCGAGACGCGCGTGACCGCGCAGATCGACTGGCAGCCCTCCGGCTTCCTGGAGAAGCTCGGCTCCGCCGTCGGCATCGGTGGCCACGCCATCAAGAAGGACCTGCAGAACTACAAGGAACACGTCGAGTCGGCTCCCACGGACGCCGGCTGGCGTGGTGACGTCCAGGCCTGA
- a CDS encoding Clp protease N-terminal domain-containing protein, protein MQTAALSVAVTDLRHGREIVLLAEHESRQSGFGFVDAEHLLVASVVLCSGMPRFSDVLRRHGVTADVLRDAIRVFVGAGTEPYPSEADRITCTPAGARLLAHASQIAGPHERVRPHHVLLAVLDGMDDPFMGAAHDVLDQVGVDPRRFRRALRRAARRS, encoded by the coding sequence ATGCAGACCGCCGCGCTCTCCGTCGCCGTCACCGACCTCCGTCACGGTCGCGAGATCGTCCTGCTCGCCGAGCACGAGTCCCGCCAGTCCGGCTTCGGCTTCGTCGACGCCGAGCACCTGCTCGTCGCCTCGGTCGTGCTCTGCTCGGGCATGCCGCGGTTCAGCGACGTCCTCCGGCGTCACGGCGTCACGGCCGATGTCCTCCGCGACGCCATCCGTGTGTTCGTCGGCGCCGGGACCGAGCCGTACCCGTCCGAGGCCGACCGCATCACGTGCACCCCGGCCGGAGCGCGGCTCCTGGCGCATGCATCGCAGATCGCCGGCCCCCACGAGCGCGTCCGTCCGCATCACGTGCTGCTCGCCGTGCTGGACGGCATGGACGACCCGTTCATGGGTGCTGCACACGACGTCCTCGACCAGGTCGGCGTCGACCCCCGTCGCTTCCGGCGTGCCCTCCGCCGCGCCGCCCGCCGCAGCTGA
- a CDS encoding amino-acid N-acetyltransferase → MTEHGKHAFHERDDHGILVRPALASDVPHIQRLIAPYVDRRILLGKENVALYGSIQQFRIAEGPDGVPIGCGALAVFWDDIAEVRTLALDADWIHKRVGHRMLEALEHDARELGVARIFCLTFEVDFFTKHGYLEIGESVVSPDVYAELVRSSDEGVAEFLDLARVKPNTLGNTRMLKIL, encoded by the coding sequence ATGACTGAGCACGGGAAGCACGCGTTCCACGAGCGGGACGACCACGGCATCCTCGTGCGACCGGCACTGGCGTCGGACGTGCCGCACATCCAGCGCCTCATCGCCCCGTACGTCGACCGGCGCATCCTGCTCGGCAAGGAGAACGTCGCGCTCTACGGTTCGATCCAGCAGTTCCGGATCGCCGAGGGTCCCGACGGTGTGCCGATCGGCTGCGGAGCGCTCGCGGTGTTCTGGGACGACATCGCCGAGGTGCGCACGCTCGCCCTCGACGCGGACTGGATCCACAAGCGCGTCGGGCACCGGATGCTCGAAGCGCTCGAGCACGACGCCCGTGAGCTGGGTGTCGCGCGGATCTTCTGCCTGACGTTCGAGGTCGACTTCTTCACGAAGCACGGGTACCTCGAGATCGGCGAGAGCGTCGTGTCGCCGGACGTCTACGCGGAGCTCGTCCGGTCGTCGGACGAAGGCGTGGCGGAGTTCCTCGACCTCGCCAGGGTCAAGCCGAACACCCTCGGCAACACCCGCATGCTGAAGATCCTCTGA
- a CDS encoding SseB family protein: protein MADKEQRFRSEQLEEALAKQDVAAVAFALRNDIVIVPRLVTGKKDMQVRVFGREGSEKRILLLFSSADAYTAMVPDEKIRQVMVYDAARLEEFLAAHLDSLEGVFFDIAGPNTMQADPADLLDALRA from the coding sequence ATGGCAGACAAGGAACAGCGCTTCCGGAGCGAACAGCTCGAGGAAGCCCTCGCGAAGCAGGACGTGGCGGCGGTGGCGTTCGCGCTGCGGAACGACATCGTGATCGTGCCCCGGCTCGTCACGGGCAAGAAGGACATGCAGGTCCGCGTCTTCGGGCGTGAGGGGTCGGAGAAGCGCATCCTGCTGCTGTTCTCGTCGGCTGACGCGTACACGGCGATGGTGCCGGACGAGAAGATCCGGCAGGTCATGGTCTACGACGCAGCTCGTCTGGAGGAGTTCCTCGCCGCGCACCTCGACTCGCTCGAGGGCGTCTTCTTCGACATCGCCGGCCCGAACACGATGCAGGCGGACCCCGCTGATCTGTTGGATGCCCTTCGCGCCTGA
- a CDS encoding cold-shock protein: protein MATGTVKWFNNEKGFGFIAPDDNSADVFAHFSAISGSGYRGLEENQKVEFEITEGRKGPQAENITVIG from the coding sequence ATGGCAACTGGAACCGTCAAGTGGTTTAACAACGAAAAGGGCTTCGGGTTCATCGCCCCGGACGACAACAGCGCGGACGTCTTCGCGCACTTCTCGGCGATCTCGGGCAGCGGCTACCGCGGTCTCGAAGAGAACCAGAAGGTGGAGTTCGAGATCACTGAGGGCCGCAAGGGCCCGCAGGCGGAGAACATCACCGTCATCGGCTGA
- a CDS encoding sigma-70 family RNA polymerase sigma factor: MTIATAAPSTTSRRTKKATAKTESAKVESTTLDTAAAEVEADEQLAGVRGASVDQVGDYLRHIGRLALLTAEEEAQIARRIEVGLFAGEKLATEQGLAKSLQRELKWLVRDGERAKERMITSNLRLVVSIAKRYSQRGLPFMDVIQEGNLGLVRAVEKFDFTQGYKFSTYATWWIRQAISRGLADKARTIRIPVHTVELINKISRTERDLTVDLGRAPMPEEVAAELSMSVEELVDLKGRSHEPVSIHTVVGDSDDSELGDFIEDEDAASPNELTETTLLHRDIRSIVAELPSDEANVIRMRYGLDDDKPMTLDEISKIVHTTRQAVSRVESRAKLRLFAKAVSQDMQLYLTE, encoded by the coding sequence ATGACGATCGCAACGGCAGCACCGAGCACCACCTCGCGCCGGACGAAGAAGGCAACCGCGAAGACCGAGTCGGCCAAGGTCGAGAGCACCACGCTCGACACCGCCGCGGCAGAGGTCGAGGCGGACGAGCAGCTCGCTGGCGTCCGCGGCGCATCGGTCGACCAGGTCGGCGACTACCTCCGCCACATCGGGCGTCTCGCGCTCCTCACGGCCGAGGAAGAAGCACAGATCGCCCGCCGGATCGAGGTCGGTCTGTTCGCGGGCGAGAAGCTCGCCACGGAGCAGGGACTCGCGAAGTCCCTGCAGCGTGAGCTCAAGTGGCTGGTCCGGGACGGTGAGCGCGCCAAGGAGCGCATGATCACCTCGAACCTCCGACTCGTCGTGAGCATCGCGAAGCGCTACTCGCAGCGTGGCCTGCCCTTCATGGACGTGATCCAGGAAGGCAACCTCGGCCTCGTCCGCGCAGTCGAGAAGTTCGACTTCACGCAGGGCTACAAGTTCTCCACATACGCCACCTGGTGGATCCGTCAGGCGATCTCGCGTGGCCTCGCCGACAAGGCCCGCACGATCCGCATCCCGGTGCACACCGTCGAGCTGATCAACAAGATCTCGCGCACCGAGCGTGACCTCACCGTCGACCTCGGCCGCGCGCCGATGCCGGAAGAGGTCGCAGCCGAGCTGAGCATGTCCGTCGAGGAACTCGTGGACCTCAAGGGCCGCTCGCACGAGCCGGTCTCGATCCACACCGTCGTCGGCGACTCCGACGACAGTGAACTCGGCGACTTCATCGAGGACGAGGACGCTGCGTCCCCGAACGAGCTCACCGAGACGACGCTCCTGCACCGCGACATCCGCTCGATCGTCGCGGAGCTGCCGAGCGACGAGGCGAACGTGATCCGCATGCGCTACGGCCTCGACGACGACAAGCCGATGACGCTCGACGAGATCTCGAAGATCGTGCACACGACGCGCCAGGCGGTCAGCCGCGTGGAGTCGCGAGCCAAGCTGCGCCTGTTCGCCAAGGCGGTCTCGCAGGACATGCAGCTCTACCTGACCGAGTAG
- a CDS encoding NAD(+)/NADH kinase: protein MEQPVVGLVVHPTKNVQESVTTLQRWNSSGAGRLVARRIDAARIGGTIDVVEDDDFTATVDLVVALGGDGTMLGAMRLVAKRPVPVLGVNYGNVGFLVEIEPPELEAALERLSNGDYQLEPHHALEARLSWSGARTEYLAFNDLTIVRRPGAGQVSADLSVGGLGYGYYRADAIVAATPAGSTAYNYAAGGPVLSPALSGSVVTPVAPMAGIDRAVVLAARERYRFEIAEGTRSAALEVDGLVVGEVATGAQIDMRLRKDAGSVVRLDAERHGRTGRLKLSLLDLPVRPDQLVELIPSDLRQKLRREAED, encoded by the coding sequence ATGGAGCAGCCCGTCGTCGGCCTCGTCGTCCACCCGACCAAGAACGTGCAGGAGTCCGTCACGACCCTGCAGCGCTGGAACTCCTCCGGTGCCGGCCGCCTCGTCGCGCGGCGCATCGACGCAGCCCGCATCGGCGGCACGATCGACGTGGTGGAGGACGACGACTTCACCGCCACGGTGGACCTCGTGGTTGCACTGGGCGGGGACGGCACGATGCTCGGCGCCATGCGGCTCGTCGCGAAGCGCCCGGTGCCGGTGCTCGGCGTGAACTACGGCAACGTCGGGTTCCTCGTGGAGATCGAGCCGCCGGAGCTCGAAGCGGCGCTCGAACGGCTGTCGAACGGCGACTACCAGCTGGAGCCGCACCACGCGCTCGAGGCCCGGTTGTCCTGGAGCGGCGCACGGACCGAGTACCTGGCGTTCAACGACCTCACCATCGTGCGGCGTCCTGGAGCCGGGCAGGTGTCCGCGGACCTCAGTGTCGGCGGGCTCGGGTACGGGTACTACCGAGCGGACGCCATCGTGGCAGCGACGCCGGCCGGGTCCACCGCCTACAACTACGCGGCCGGCGGACCCGTCCTCTCCCCCGCGCTCTCCGGCTCCGTCGTGACCCCGGTCGCCCCCATGGCGGGCATCGACCGCGCGGTGGTCCTCGCCGCGCGGGAGCGCTACCGGTTCGAGATCGCAGAGGGCACCAGGAGCGCGGCGCTCGAGGTCGACGGGCTCGTCGTCGGCGAGGTCGCCACCGGGGCGCAGATCGACATGCGCCTCCGGAAGGACGCCGGGAGCGTCGTCCGGCTCGACGCCGAGCGACACGGGCGCACCGGGCGCCTGAAGCTCAGCCTGCTCGACCTGCCCGTCCGCCCCGACCAGCTCGTCGAGCTCATCCCGAGCGACCTCCGGCAGAAGCTGCGTCGCGAGGCCGAGGACTGA